In a genomic window of Porphyromonadaceae bacterium W3.11:
- a CDS encoding glucose-6-phosphate isomerase, with amino-acid sequence MKKISINVDNALREDKVRKQYEQLLLEAKKCNHLVHSKEGKGNDFLGWVNLPSSITDTFLEDIQATADLLRKDCDFVVAIGIGGSYLGTKAVIEALKDTFSDHKPLEGDARVLYAGNHISEDYLYELMQLLKGRKFGLINISKSGTTTEPAIAFRLLRNMLEQQEGDDFAQKHIVAITDASKGALRTLADKQGYKTYVIPDDVGGRFSVLTPVGLLPIAVAGFDIKALVQGAKEMEQELTYDGDSEANSAEKYAAARLALYSEGKKIEILANYHPKMHYITEWWKQLYGESEGKDSKGIFPTGVNFTTDLHSMGQWIQDGERIIFETVISIDEPKHEVIIPQDELNLDGLNFIAGKRVDFVNKMAEKGTLLAHLDGNVPNMHISMPLLNEYYIGQLFYFFEKGVAIAGYLNDVNPFDQPGVEAYKKNMFALLDKPGFEKASIDIKRRLNEIK; translated from the coding sequence ATGAAGAAGATATCAATTAACGTAGATAATGCTCTTAGAGAGGATAAGGTTAGAAAGCAATATGAACAACTCTTATTAGAAGCCAAGAAGTGCAACCATTTGGTTCACTCTAAGGAGGGCAAAGGTAATGACTTCTTAGGATGGGTTAATCTACCATCATCTATCACAGATACATTCTTAGAGGATATTCAAGCTACAGCAGATCTATTGCGTAAGGATTGCGATTTTGTAGTCGCTATAGGCATCGGAGGATCTTACCTAGGGACGAAGGCAGTGATAGAGGCCCTAAAGGACACCTTTTCTGACCATAAGCCATTAGAGGGAGACGCTCGGGTCTTATATGCTGGGAATCATATCTCTGAAGACTATCTATACGAATTGATGCAGTTACTCAAGGGACGCAAATTTGGACTCATCAATATCTCTAAGAGTGGTACAACTACTGAGCCAGCTATAGCATTCCGCTTGTTACGAAATATGCTTGAGCAACAAGAGGGCGATGATTTTGCCCAAAAGCATATCGTTGCTATTACGGATGCTAGTAAGGGAGCTCTTCGTACTTTGGCTGATAAGCAAGGTTACAAGACCTATGTTATTCCTGATGACGTTGGTGGTCGTTTTAGTGTTCTTACTCCAGTGGGTCTATTACCCATTGCCGTGGCTGGATTTGACATCAAGGCATTGGTGCAAGGAGCGAAAGAAATGGAGCAGGAGCTCACATACGATGGTGACAGCGAAGCCAATAGTGCTGAAAAGTATGCTGCTGCTCGATTAGCTCTATACAGTGAAGGTAAGAAAATAGAAATCTTAGCTAACTATCATCCTAAAATGCACTATATCACAGAATGGTGGAAGCAGTTGTATGGAGAAAGTGAGGGTAAGGATAGCAAAGGAATATTCCCTACGGGTGTAAACTTTACAACTGACCTGCACTCAATGGGACAATGGATACAGGATGGTGAGCGAATTATATTCGAGACCGTCATTAGCATAGACGAGCCAAAGCATGAGGTCATAATTCCCCAAGACGAACTAAATCTTGATGGTCTTAACTTTATTGCTGGAAAGCGAGTAGACTTTGTCAATAAAATGGCTGAAAAAGGGACCTTATTAGCTCATTTAGATGGCAATGTTCCTAACATGCATATATCAATGCCTCTACTGAATGAATATTATATTGGGCAGCTCTTCTACTTTTTTGAAAAGGGAGTAGCCATAGCAGGATACCTTAATGATGTGAATCCTTTTGATCAACCTGGTGTAGAAGCCTATAAGAAAAATATGTTTGCTCTTTTGGATAAACCGGGGTTTGAGAAAGCCTCGATTGATATTAAGAGAAGACTCAATGAAATAAAGTAA
- a CDS encoding NAD(P)H-dependent glycerol-3-phosphate dehydrogenase — protein sequence MDQAWSPGRIGIIGSGSWGTALAKIVLAHEESINWYFRFGETVRQFKRFGHNPSYLTSQMFDTDRINFYNDIPSIIEASDTLILVTPSPYIKNILEKTKENSLADKFILNAVKGIITDDYMIISEFLQEQYGMPIDQIGVISGPTHAEEVALDRLSYLTVACEDIEKAQKIKEVMTNEFVFCKVSNDVAGIEYGSVLKNIYAIAAGISQGLRLGDNFQAVLLANAADEMQRFLKKALKKNRNITDHVYLGDLLVTAYSRYSRNRTFGTLLGKGYSVKQAQSEMEMISEGYYGAKCIYEVNKKYKVDLPIAETIYMVLYERASAIDSFAELSKKLI from the coding sequence ATGGACCAGGCATGGTCTCCTGGAAGAATTGGGATCATAGGTAGTGGGAGCTGGGGAACAGCTCTTGCTAAGATCGTCCTAGCTCATGAAGAGTCTATTAATTGGTACTTTAGATTTGGTGAGACTGTTCGCCAATTCAAGCGTTTTGGACATAATCCGTCCTATCTGACCTCGCAGATGTTTGATACTGATCGTATCAATTTTTATAATGACATCCCATCAATTATCGAAGCATCCGATACGTTAATTTTGGTAACTCCCTCTCCATATATTAAGAATATCTTAGAGAAGACCAAAGAAAATAGTTTAGCGGATAAGTTTATCCTAAATGCTGTTAAGGGGATTATCACTGATGATTACATGATCATTTCTGAGTTTCTCCAAGAGCAGTATGGTATGCCTATCGATCAGATAGGTGTAATTAGCGGGCCTACCCATGCAGAAGAGGTGGCTCTTGATAGGCTATCGTATCTGACTGTTGCTTGTGAAGATATTGAGAAAGCACAGAAAATAAAAGAGGTAATGACCAATGAGTTTGTCTTCTGTAAGGTTAGTAATGATGTAGCAGGGATTGAGTATGGGAGTGTGCTTAAGAATATTTACGCTATCGCAGCTGGTATTTCTCAAGGGTTACGACTTGGCGATAATTTTCAGGCAGTGCTATTGGCAAATGCTGCTGACGAGATGCAGCGTTTTCTTAAAAAAGCACTCAAAAAGAATAGAAATATCACCGACCATGTCTATCTAGGAGACCTATTGGTAACAGCATACTCACGCTATAGTAGGAATCGTACTTTTGGAACGCTTTTGGGAAAAGGTTATTCGGTCAAACAAGCTCAGAGCGAAATGGAGATGATTTCTGAAGGCTATTATGGTGCCAAGTGTATCTACGAAGTTAATAAGAAATATAAAGTCGATTTGCCTATAGCAGAGACTATCTACATGGTTTTATACGAGCGTGCTAGTGCTATAGATAGTTTTGCTGAACTGAGTAAGAAACTCATATAA
- the lysS gene encoding lysine--tRNA ligase, whose protein sequence is MSTRVLSEQELLRRESLNKLRELGINPYPAAEYKVTAHAEEIKKTFEDDAPQREVTVAGRIMTRRIMGKAAFCELQDTTGRIQLYVTRDDIAPGEDKTLYNTVFKKLLDIGDIIGVKGFVFRTKMGEISIHVQELTILTKSLRPLPIVKMKDGVAYDAFTDPEQRYRMRYVDLVVNPEKREIFKKRTKTFKAMRDFLDNRGYLEVETPILQGIPGGAAARPFITHHNALDIPLYLRIANELYLKRLIVGGFDGVYEFSKNFRNEGMDRTHNPEFTAMEVYVAYTDYKWMMEMTEQMLEYVAIEVNGSTKTKIGNTEIDFKAPYPRVTMRDAILEYTGFDIYGKSEEELFEACKKMDIPVDKTMGKGKLIDEIFGEKCEKNYIQPTYIIDYPVEMSPLTKMHRVEPGITERFELMVNGKELLNAYSELNDPIDQLERFQEQVRLSEKGDDEAMFIDQDFVRALEYGMPPTSGMGIGMDRFVMLLTGQESIQEVLLFPQMKPEVKQSNKNEDE, encoded by the coding sequence ATGAGTACCAGAGTACTAAGCGAACAGGAATTACTTCGTCGAGAGAGTTTAAATAAACTAAGAGAACTGGGGATAAATCCATATCCTGCAGCAGAATATAAGGTAACCGCACACGCAGAAGAAATTAAAAAGACCTTTGAGGACGATGCTCCACAGAGGGAAGTGACTGTGGCAGGCCGTATCATGACACGTCGAATCATGGGAAAAGCTGCATTCTGTGAATTGCAGGATACCACCGGGAGAATCCAGCTATATGTCACTAGAGATGATATAGCACCAGGAGAGGATAAAACACTGTACAATACAGTCTTTAAGAAACTTCTGGATATTGGTGACATTATCGGTGTCAAGGGGTTTGTCTTCCGCACAAAGATGGGAGAAATATCTATTCACGTTCAGGAATTGACTATACTTACGAAGTCACTTCGTCCTCTTCCTATTGTTAAGATGAAGGATGGTGTCGCATATGATGCGTTTACTGATCCTGAGCAGAGATATAGGATGAGATATGTGGACCTTGTAGTTAATCCTGAGAAACGTGAGATTTTCAAGAAAAGGACTAAGACCTTCAAGGCAATGAGAGACTTCCTTGATAATCGTGGTTATCTAGAGGTAGAGACTCCTATTCTTCAGGGTATTCCTGGCGGTGCAGCAGCGAGACCATTTATCACTCATCACAATGCACTGGATATTCCTTTATATTTAAGAATCGCAAATGAGCTCTACCTTAAAAGGCTTATTGTGGGCGGTTTTGATGGCGTGTATGAGTTTAGCAAAAACTTCAGAAATGAAGGTATGGACCGAACTCATAATCCTGAATTCACAGCCATGGAAGTTTATGTGGCCTACACAGACTATAAGTGGATGATGGAGATGACAGAGCAAATGCTTGAGTATGTTGCTATTGAGGTTAATGGCTCTACTAAAACAAAGATTGGTAATACTGAAATAGACTTCAAGGCTCCTTACCCTAGAGTAACGATGAGAGATGCCATCCTAGAGTACACTGGCTTTGATATCTACGGCAAGAGCGAAGAAGAGCTATTTGAGGCTTGTAAAAAGATGGATATACCTGTGGACAAGACCATGGGGAAAGGTAAGCTGATAGATGAAATATTCGGTGAAAAGTGTGAAAAGAACTATATCCAGCCTACCTACATCATTGACTACCCTGTTGAGATGTCTCCGCTAACTAAGATGCACAGAGTGGAGCCTGGTATTACAGAGCGTTTTGAATTGATGGTCAATGGCAAGGAATTGCTGAATGCATATTCTGAGCTTAATGATCCTATAGATCAATTAGAGCGTTTCCAAGAGCAGGTGAGACTCTCCGAGAAAGGTGATGATGAAGCTATGTTTATAGACCAAGACTTCGTCAGAGCTCTTGAGTATGGTATGCCACCTACAAGTGGTATGGGTATTGGGATGGATCGTTTCGTAATGCTTCTTACAGGACAGGAGAGCATTCAGGAGGTCCTATTATTCCCACAAATGAAGCCCGAGGTAAAGCAGAGTAATAAAAATGAAGACGAATAA
- a CDS encoding C10 family peptidase, translating into MKQTSKLKLFLAFIAGLLTIFLVISCTPEDVRTPEEAKSSSEASKHLTVEEAKALAYIFLQENEAIDSDLRSMKDASLSLAFQEPTSSVTLRSTNSNDKSSQLPAYYVFNIGEEGYIIVSAWDATIPILAYSDEGNFFTQEYAEKYPNESSNVISFLGAYASCIDSIRLNTVVDENLKLNRESALRGSVTTQTTRAYRSISPLLGNINWNQSPYYNAYCPSGTPVGCVATATCQIMKYWEYPDYGTGSHRSTHDGQVANFEHRLNWDNMPAYTLRGRNDDVALFCYDVAVGLNMMFSRSGSGTWQYYVPDLLVKHYYYKNTVQDIYRSNYNTSQWESIVYQELANGRPVQYAGSGSGGGHSFVCDGYNNGYFHINWGWGGMSNGYFLLHALNPGSLGTGGGSGGFNYGQDIVIGIQPANQPDPTPDPEPNPTPDPDNNYCESSGRYAKSTFIGRVKFSNVDNKTYSNAGGYNYFEDQKVYLKNGNTYDFTVVPGSTAGSYYEYWRVWIDLDGDKQFSQDEMALEFITNSANQAVTKKISIPNNTTKEATRMRVSMKWGSYPSVCETFDHGEVEDYPILFTNREPSPTPDPIDPTPDPVDPTPNPVDPTPDPIKYPESYALDSHYGYIKSVQLGSMTNESNSGDKYSNYSAKSKYYIKSSSGSSITYKLTPGFGTSQGYWCYWRVWIDYNRNGYFESNEQVVSKYGWQYVSGWFSLPFQMDEGFYRVRVSMKMNDGYPTSNEIFDYGEVEDYSLYIQ; encoded by the coding sequence ATGAAACAGACATCAAAACTAAAACTATTCTTGGCATTTATAGCTGGTTTACTAACCATCTTTCTTGTCATTTCATGTACGCCTGAGGATGTTAGGACCCCAGAGGAAGCTAAAAGTTCTTCAGAGGCATCAAAGCATCTAACTGTCGAAGAAGCAAAGGCTTTGGCCTATATATTTCTCCAAGAGAATGAGGCAATTGATTCAGATCTTAGGTCAATGAAAGATGCTTCTCTTTCACTCGCTTTTCAAGAGCCCACTTCAAGTGTGACATTAAGATCCACTAATTCCAATGATAAGTCATCTCAATTACCAGCATATTATGTATTTAACATCGGTGAGGAAGGATACATCATTGTGTCAGCATGGGATGCAACTATTCCTATTTTAGCATATTCTGACGAAGGTAATTTCTTTACCCAAGAATATGCTGAAAAGTATCCTAATGAATCCTCAAATGTCATTAGTTTCCTAGGGGCTTATGCTAGTTGTATTGACTCCATCAGACTTAATACCGTCGTTGATGAAAACCTCAAGCTCAATAGAGAGTCGGCACTTCGCGGCTCGGTAACGACACAGACTACCAGAGCCTATCGGAGTATCTCCCCATTGCTGGGAAATATTAATTGGAATCAATCCCCTTACTATAACGCATACTGCCCTTCAGGCACTCCAGTGGGATGTGTCGCAACAGCCACCTGCCAGATTATGAAGTACTGGGAATACCCTGATTATGGTACTGGTTCACACCGCTCTACCCACGATGGACAGGTTGCAAATTTTGAACATAGACTCAATTGGGATAATATGCCAGCGTACACACTTAGAGGACGTAATGACGATGTAGCACTATTCTGTTATGATGTTGCGGTAGGATTGAATATGATGTTTAGTAGAAGTGGTAGCGGCACATGGCAATACTACGTACCCGATCTTTTGGTTAAGCACTATTATTACAAGAATACGGTACAAGATATATACAGAAGTAATTATAATACATCACAGTGGGAAAGCATTGTTTATCAAGAGTTAGCTAATGGTCGTCCAGTTCAGTATGCTGGTTCTGGCAGTGGTGGTGGCCACTCTTTTGTTTGTGATGGATATAACAATGGTTATTTCCACATCAATTGGGGATGGGGAGGTATGAGTAATGGTTACTTCCTTCTCCACGCACTGAATCCAGGTAGCTTAGGTACAGGTGGTGGATCAGGTGGCTTCAATTACGGACAAGATATCGTTATTGGTATTCAGCCAGCTAATCAACCTGATCCTACACCAGATCCAGAGCCTAATCCTACACCTGATCCTGATAATAATTACTGCGAATCATCAGGTCGTTATGCCAAGAGCACTTTTATCGGTAGGGTTAAATTTTCTAATGTAGATAATAAAACGTATAGCAATGCTGGAGGGTACAACTACTTCGAAGACCAGAAAGTATATCTAAAGAATGGTAATACATATGACTTTACCGTAGTACCTGGATCTACAGCGGGAAGCTACTACGAGTATTGGAGAGTGTGGATTGACCTTGATGGAGACAAGCAATTCTCACAAGACGAGATGGCACTTGAATTTATAACCAACAGTGCCAACCAAGCGGTCACTAAAAAGATATCCATCCCTAACAATACCACAAAGGAGGCCACTCGAATGAGAGTCTCCATGAAGTGGGGTAGTTATCCAAGCGTTTGTGAAACTTTTGATCATGGTGAGGTCGAGGATTACCCTATTCTTTTTACAAATCGCGAACCTTCCCCTACTCCTGATCCTATTGATCCTACACCTGATCCAGTAGATCCGACTCCAAATCCTGTGGATCCTACTCCCGATCCAATTAAATACCCAGAGTCGTATGCCTTAGATTCACATTATGGATATATTAAATCTGTTCAACTAGGTAGTATGACTAATGAGTCTAATTCTGGAGATAAGTATAGTAACTACTCTGCAAAATCCAAATATTACATCAAGTCATCTTCTGGTAGTTCGATTACCTATAAGTTAACTCCTGGCTTCGGTACCTCACAAGGTTATTGGTGCTATTGGAGAGTATGGATTGACTATAACCGCAATGGGTATTTTGAGTCCAACGAACAAGTTGTCAGTAAATATGGATGGCAATATGTTAGTGGCTGGTTTAGCTTGCCATTCCAGATGGATGAAGGATTCTATAGAGTCAGAGTCTCTATGAAGATGAATGACGGCTATCCTACTTCTAATGAAATCTTTGATTATGGCGAAGTAGAGGATTACTCACTCTATATCCAGTAA
- a CDS encoding C10 family peptidase: MKQTSKLKLFLAFIAGLLTIFLVSSCTSKNVRTPEEAKSSSEASKHLTVEEAKDLAYIFLQENEAIDSDLRSMKETSLSLAFQEPTSSVTLRSTNSNDRSSQLPAYYVFNIGDEGYIIVSAWDATIPILGYSDEGNFFTQEYAEKYPNESSNVISFLGAYASCIDSIRLNTVVDENLKLNRESALRGSVTTQTTRAYRSISPLLGNINWNQSPYYNAYCPSGTPVGCVATATCQIMKYWEYPDYGTGSHRSTHDGQVANFEHRLNWDNMPAYTLRGRNDDVALFCYDVAVGLNMQFDRNGSGTYQYYVPDLLVKHYYYKNTVQDIYRRNYNTSQWESIVYQELANGRPVQYAGSGSGGGHSFVCDGYNNGYFHINWGWGGMSNGYFLLHALNPGNLGTGGGSGGFNYGQDIVIGIQPAY; the protein is encoded by the coding sequence ATGAAACAGACATCAAAACTAAAGCTATTCTTGGCATTTATAGCTGGTTTACTAACCATCTTTCTTGTCAGCTCATGTACGTCCAAAAATGTTAGGACCCCAGAGGAAGCTAAAAGTTCTTCAGAGGCATCAAAGCATCTAACTGTCGAAGAAGCAAAAGATTTGGCCTATATATTTCTCCAAGAGAATGAGGCCATTGATTCAGATCTTAGGTCAATGAAAGAGACCTCTCTGTCACTTGCTTTTCAAGAGCCAACTTCAAGTGTGACATTAAGATCTACCAATTCCAATGACAGGTCATCTCAATTGCCCGCTTATTATGTGTTTAATATAGGAGATGAAGGGTATATCATTGTCTCGGCATGGGATGCAACTATTCCTATTTTAGGATATTCTGACGAAGGTAATTTCTTTACCCAAGAGTATGCCGAAAAGTATCCTAATGAATCCTCAAATGTCATTAGTTTCCTAGGGGCTTATGCTAGTTGTATTGACTCCATCAGACTTAATACCGTCGTTGATGAAAACCTCAAACTCAATAGAGAGTCGGCACTTCGCGGCTCGGTAACGACACAGACTACCAGAGCCTATCGGAGTATTTCCCCATTGCTGGGAAATATTAATTGGAACCAATCCCCTTACTATAATGCATACTGCCCTTCAGGCACGCCAGTGGGTTGTGTCGCAACAGCAACCTGCCAGATTATGAAGTACTGGGAATACCCTGATTATGGTACTGGTTCACACCGCTCTACCCACGATGGACAGGTTGCAAATTTTGAACACAGACTCAATTGGGATAATATGCCAGCATACACACTTAGAGGACGTAATGATGATGTAGCTCTATTCTGTTATGATGTTGCGGTAGGATTGAATATGCAGTTTGATAGAAATGGTAGTGGCACATATCAATATTATGTACCAGACCTGCTCGTAAAGCACTATTACTACAAAAATACGGTACAAGATATATACAGACGTAATTATAATACATCACAGTGGGAAAGCATTGTTTATCAAGAGTTAGCTAATGGTCGTCCAGTTCAGTACGCTGGTTCTGGCAGTGGCGGTGGTCACTCTTTTGTTTGTGATGGATATAATAATGGTTATTTCCACATCAATTGGGGATGGGGAGGTATGAGTAATGGTTACTTCCTACTCCACGCACTGAATCCAGGTAACCTAGGTACAGGTGGTGGATCTGGTGGCTTCAATTATGGACAAGACATTGTTATTGGCATTCAGCCAGCTTATTAA